The Borreliella afzelii genome includes the window AAATTCTGCGGGCGTCGTTTATAGTAACAAATGTAAGCTCACTAATAGCAACGTTTGCAGCATCATAAAATTTTTTATTCTTTTCAAGAGATATTTCTTCGTTTAAGATTCTTCTTTTTAGTTTAAAAGGCCCGCTTGTGACCATGTTTTCTGCGCTTGTCCATTTATTTCCAAACTTTTTAATAATATGGATAGGAACAGGCATAAATATTGGGTTTGTAAGTATATCAAGAAAATATGTTGTTGGTTGAGAAAGAGTTATTTCTAAAGTTTTCTCATTAATTACTTTTATTCCAACTTCATCTGGATTTAATTTTGTTTCGTAAAATTCTTTTGCATTTTTTATTTTTGATGTTAATAGGCTAATATTTGGCAGGCTCTCTTCAGTTTCTAAGGCCATTATGTATGAGCTTTTAATAGTATCTGCTGTTATTTTAACACCATCACTCCAATAAATGTCGTCTCTTAAATGGAATATATAGCAAGTGTTATCGTGAGAAATTTCCCAGTTTTTTGCAAGTCCTGGTCTGTATCCACCTGTTTTAGGATCTCCTCTTAAAAGTCCAATAAATAGTTCATTTATAATTAAAGTGCCAAATTTATCACTACAAAACTGCGGATCAAGTGTTGTTGGTTCGTTTCCAATTCCAACTCCAAAGATAAAATCATCTTTTGTTTTAGAAATTGTACACGAGTTTACAAATATAATTAACAGCGTTAAAAGTGGGATTTTTTTTTTGTTCATAATTATAAGCTCCTCTCTTTATTGTCAATAATTAATTTATTTTATAGCAAATTATATTGCAATATATTTTTTTAAAATACATTTTACATTTTTGTTAAATATCTTAAAAGGTTTGTTTGGTTTTTTTGGTTATTAATTTAAACGTTTTCAGTTTAATTAAGATGCAATTGAATCTAAAAAGAGCAAAAGAGAATATTCTTTTTTAAAGAAAAAAAAAGATTAATTGGGTTTAAAACTACAAATAGGGCCTTAAGGCCCTATTTGTAGTTTTAAAGAAGTTTTCAATGAATTGTTAATTTATAACAATAAACAAGTATATATCTCACTATAGTTTTTTTCAAATAAAATTTAGACTTTTATTTTGGGCCTTAGAACTTTTGTAAGAAATAAAATTTAAGTTTTGATTATTTTATTTTTAATAGCAAAGAACAAAATTAATCAGGGTGATTTTTTGTATTGTTTGATAATGTTGAAAAATGAACTATAATGGCGACTTATTTCATGGGAGGTTTTAATGAAAGGAATAAGTATTTTATCATTACTATTATTGGCATTTTCTTGCAAACAATATGGTAGTGTTAAGGCACTCACAGAAATTGCTTCTGATTCTGGAGATAATAATTCTCTTGTCGTTAGTGATAATTTAGCAGCTAAAGAGCTGATTGCCGAAAAAGGGCCTACTTTAACATCACAGGAATCTGAAAGATTAGAGGCTTTAAAAACCTTTTTAAAAGACGCAATGGGTGTTAATGGTAAAACAGGCGATACAAAAGCCGAGTACGACAAATCTTATAAAGAATTTTTTGATTGGCTTTCTAAGGATGTTAACAAACAAAAAGAGTTTGTAAGTTGTTTTAACAATATTTGTGGCATTGTTACTAAAGCAGTAGATGCAAGCAAGCAAAGGTATAAGGGCAATCAACAATCCTTAGGTTTTAATGAATATGTTTGTTATGATATTAAAACCAGAACTGGAGATGATTTAAGTTTGTTTTTCCAAAAAGTAGCTGATGCATTTGGTACTGAAGAGTACAAAAAGAAAGATGAGGATAATGATGAGAATAATCAAAAGCCTGAGAAATGCAATGAAGAGATTTTCAAAGTAATCAAAAGAGTGTTTACAGAAAGTGATAGTAATAATGAATTGAGAGATTTGAAAAATTTAAATAGTTATAATTTAAAGAGTAATAAATAGGAATGTTTAACATTTGAGGTATGTTTTATATAAAAGGCAGGTTCTAATGAGAACTTGTCTTTTTTGTGCTTTAAGAGACTTTTGAAGTACCTTTTCAAGGTTGTATCTTTTTAGGTTATGGGTGATAATAACAACGCAAAGAGTAATTTTCAAGATTTTAAATTTAATAATGTTGAATTTGCCAAAGAATTATCAACGCAAGTTATCAAGGCTTCTTTAACAATAGAGGCCAATTTAAATAAAATTTTAAAGACAAAAAATTTGGATGATGCTTGCTTAAAGGCCGAAAACTCAAAATTAAAACTTATTTCTACGGTTAAGCTAGCTAAAAAACTAAACAACCATTTACTCTTAGAATTTGATAAAATTCCTTTTGATTTTGATATTCCCATAACATTTAGCATTGTTGACAAGATTTTAAAAGTATTTTATTGGACAATAGTCAATTTTGATTCTCATACTGTAAATGAAATTGAATTAATAGGGTTAAAAGAGCTGGAGTTTTTATATGAAGAGGAAGAAGGAATGAAATCTGCAGAAGAAGAGATTAGTAATATTAAAAATCTTAAAGAAAGAGAATTTCTTTCCGGGTTGCTTTTAGTTATGAAATTTACATTTCAAGCAGACAAAGCCTTAATAAAAGCAATCAAGGCGTCTCTTTTAGCAACGGCATTTATTGCTCAACGGGGAATAGAAGGCAAGCAGATTTTATTTTTTTATATTTAATGTATATTGGTTTGATTTTCAAATGTGTTTAAATATTAAAAGGTAGAGAACTGGCTCTCTACCTTTTTAATATTTATTGGGATTGGATAAAGTATTAATTTATTTTCTTTTTAATATCAATTTATAATGTTCATCTTTTAACAATGCGTGTAACAGTAAAGAGAATATTTTGTAAATTTTTACTTATATTCTTAAATTAATATTAGCATAAATATGCTAAAACGTATTAGTTTTTTATAAAATTTTAAATGAATTTTGATATTTAAATCATATACATAAATATTATTTGATAATTCATATTAAATAATAATAATTTGCACAAAAGACAGTTTTTGATATAATAATATTTAATGATATTTAAAAAAATGATTGATGAATTTAAAATGGAAATAAAAAACAATAAATCCAAAATTAATCCTGTTGATGTTTACCGGTATTCAATTTTTTTTAGGAATTACATAGACAGTACAGCAGAAGATGCGCTGAAAAATGGAATTAATTTAAGCTTACTTGAAACTTCTTGTTTAAAAGAAGGTAGAGATTTTCTTTCAAGCTTAAAGGTGGAATTAAAAGAAGCTCTTCTTGAAGCAATGATAAGCTATAGATTTAATGGAGCAGGTTATATTTTAGTAAAACCCAAAGGTGAGGATGAAGATTTAAGTAAAAAAGTTAACAACGAATTACCTACGGGGTTTAAATATTTAGATTTTCAAAAGATTGTTAACAAAAGAGAATCTGAGTACATAGAATATTTCTCCAGTTCAAAAGACTTAGATGGTGTTAATGAGAAGGCAAGGGTTGTAAAAATAGATAAAAGTAGAGTAATAATTTATGAAAACTATGATTATGTTTTAGGTTCACACGAACCCTCTTATACACAAAGTTTACTTCTTAATATTTGTCTTTTAGAACAAATTTATTTAGAGATAGAAAAAAGAATAAGAAATTATAATTTTTTGTTCTACAAAGACGAGCATTTAGTAGGGCTTGTTGAATCTTTAGAGCTTGCAAAAGAAGAAATTAGCGTTTTAGCAAACAATAATAAAGGCATATTTTCCACCTTTTTTAAAGGTCAAGATTCAAACAAAAGTTGCTCAGCATTAAGTAGCGCTTCTGAGCAGCTTACCAGAGAGCTTAGCAAGATTAAAAGCACCCTAAACAATGATGGAATTTTTTATACAGCATCAGAGAATGCACGCCTAGAAGTAATAAAATATGATTTAGAGTTTTTAAAAGACGCATTTGAACTTGTTAAAGCAAAAATTGGTGCTGATACTAAAGAGCCGCTTACTAGAAGTTTTAATGAGCAGGTCAAAGGACTTGGCAGCAGTGGCAAGGGAGACAAAAGCAATTATTACGACTATTTAAAAGGCGTACAAGAATCTGTTGCTAATGCGTGCAATCTTAAGCTTAACAAATATTACCGATTAAATATGAAGTTTAACGAGCTTGAAGTTTTAAGCTATGAGCAAAGACTTGAGAGGGACAATTTACTTCTTGATGTTTATTGCAAATATTTAGAGTTAATTAAAAATGAAAATCTAAGTCACAAGGCAAGAGAAAATTTAAAAGAACAATTAAGTTTAGTTATTTAAAAGGAGTAATTATGGAAGAAATGGCTTCAAGTATAGATTACAAAACTAAAAGCGACCAAGAAGATTCAAAAAAGTTAAGTTTAAACAATGAAGTTTTAAATAATGCTTTGCTTGAGGAGTTTTTAGAATATAAAAATCTTAAAAGCGCCAATAATAATTCAATCAGTTTTTCTCACAATGATCTAAGAGAATCTGTTGAGATAAATAAACTTGCAAATGATAATTTAAGTTTTGAGTATAATACAGAAAATCTTTTAGCAAAAGGGTATTCTTTTAAAGAAGTTGTAAAAGGCCAAGCCGAAGAACTTATTAGAAAGTATGTAAAAGCAACTCAAATCTTAGCAATAGCTGGAACTAACAATCTTGATGAGATTGACTTATCGTCTCGTGCAATACTAATAAGGGTTGCAAAGACCAATATTGATCAGAATAAGAATGCTGAAAATTCATACAAAATAATAAATTTTCAAAGAACAAACTTAAATCAAAAAAACAATTTAAGAAACAAAAATGCTTTTTTTAGTACACATCATGATTTAAGAAAAGCAATGTTTAACGAATGGGAAGAGCTTAAGCGTGAATTTTATTGTAATAAAAAAGTATTAGCTTAAATTTTTGCAATTTAAGCTTTTAATAAAAAATTAATTTAAAAAAGGAGATTATTAATGAGTGATTCAGTTGATTTTAAAAAAGAGATAGAAAAACTAAAAGCATCAAAAGTAGAACTTGAGAGTCAGCTTGAAAGTTTAAAAAAAAATCAAGCTCAAAAAATTGTTTTAGACAAATTACAAAGTGTTAATGCTAACAGTTGCCCTGTGTTTGAGAGCAATTCTAAGTTTCAAGATGAGGGATTTTATTTTGCTCAAAAAGGCGGACTTAAGAGATCTTCTGCTGATAAGTTTGAAAATTACCAAGCTCAAGATTTTTGCTACAAATGTGGGGTTAAGCTTATTGTTAATGGTTCACATTTGCAAATAGCAAGAGGCGGCGGCAGTGATCTTTATGGGGTTTGTGTTGACTTTGATGATTTTTCAAGAACCGGGACAGTTGTTCCAATAACTTGTAGTTTTGAATGTGTTTTGATTGCTAAAGATAAAACAATTAAAGCAGGAGATAAATTAATAATAAACAGCGAAGGGTTTTTAGAAAAAGCTTTTGAGAATGCATCAATTATTCACGCTTTAGCATTAGGATCTGCTGAAGAATTTAAAGACAAAAGAGATGTTTATGGTGTTAGAGTTCTTTTTTTGGTCAAGCAAATAAAAGATGCAATTTAAAATAGGAGAATTTAAAATGGATGAGAGTATATTAAATAACGATGAGTATGTAAACGTAGTAAGGGATGTTTTAGTGCAGGAGTGCCCAATTCCGGAATATTATCATTTTTTAGATTCACAGCAAATAGAAAGCAGTAATATTTCTCTTGGAAGCGATAGAATTATCAAGTGGTATTCTAATTTAACAGACATTCCCACACTAAAGGTTAATGATTTTAACACAGTCTCAACAATAAAGTTTCAAAGACAAATAGTAAAAATCAATTATTTACCTTTTCAGTATGCATTTACGTACTATGCACCAGACGGGAAAGTTAGTGTAGAGGCAAACACAAATATTAACATGAGAGAAGGACTACTAGGAGCAATAATTGAGATACAAAAGTTAATGAGTGCTCATTATTTAAAGGGCGGACTTGCACTCTCAAAAGGCAATAAAAGAACGCTTCTTGTTGATGAGTCTAACAATGAAACTATGTACGGACTTTTGAATTTGCCAAATCAAATAGATAAAACAGTTAAACAGACAAACATATTAGATCAAATAAAATCAATAAATGATGATCTTGGAAAGATTAATTTAGAAGATGAGAGAAAAGTGCCTTTTAAAATACTTACAACTAGTAAAATCAAAGGTCGTTTACTTGAGAGGCTCCCAAACAATAATTATTCATACAAGGACATGCTTTTTGATTTTATAAGTGCAATTAATAATGATGCAAATATTGAGCTTGAGACTACAAATTTATTAGACGATGAAATTTTAATATATCCAAGAAGCAGTAAACTACTACTTTTGAGAGACGGTCACCAGCCGATATTAAATTCATACACAGAAATCTCAAGTAGCAATTTTAGAACAAGTTTTCTTGACTTTTCTATTGGAACAATTTTGGCAACAAAAAATTCAATCCTTAGAATAAAATTGAGCTAAAAATGAATGAAAGCAAAATCGATACTGATCAGGTTCTCAGCACAAAGTTAAAAACTCTAGATAGCGAAAATCTAAGCCCAGCTTTACAAACAGTATATGAGCAAATACTTGAGCTTTTAATGCTTGACTTTAAAGATCTAAGCATTAAAGAATTTTCTTTGTATTTAAATTTACTTGAAAATATTTTAATTCTTAAGCGAATAAGAATTAAAAGCTTAAATGATTCTACAATGTTTGTTTTAATTTATTATTTTATTGGCTGTGAGTTAAAAAAACGAAACAGATTAAAAGGTTTTAATTTAAATAGCATCAAGTCTGAAAAATTTAAAGAGATATCATTAGAATATTTTCCCACAACGCTTAGTGGTAAAAGTTGTGGGGGGGATTTTTGTGAATATTTAGATAGTTTAATAGAAGAGTTAAGAGTAAAAGACTCTTTAATAGGAGTAGTTAAGTGAAGTCTTTAGAAATGAAATCTTTAGAGATGATTAATTTGGGTTTAAGTAATATTATAAAAACATATTCACAAGATCTTTTTTTTTGTAAATTTAGAACAATCAAAGATCCAATGAATGCATCTTATGAAACCAGATTTCAAAGTTCTGATACTGTTGCTTTTAAAGGCATGTTTTTATTAATAAGTCCAGAAGAAGTAGTTGAGATTGAAGGTGTAAATATTTTTGACAAAAATAGTTATGCCAAGGTGTATACTCTTGAGAATTTTGAATTTGAGTGTGGAGATTTGATTAAGGCCCATGATGATTTTTATTCGATCTTAGGGGTTCAAAAGAGCTACAAAGAAGGTTTAAATTACAACACGCTAGTTTTAAGGAGTTCTTGTTGAGTATAAAAATTAGATTTAAAGACATTTATTCTTTTAACACAGAAAATAGTGTTAATATTAAATCGGAAGAACTTGAGAAAGAGATTACTTTTAAATTAGCAAAGGTTGCGTACAAAGAGTTTTATTCTAATATTGTTTCAAACAAGGGAATAAAAACTGCTTTTAGGAAATCTATTAACAAAGGGCTTGTTGAAATAAAAGATCAGTTTAGAGTTTTTTGTAAGAATTATTTACTTAGCAGGCAAGGCCTGCAGTCAAAAAGAGCTTTTAATACTAAAGAATTTAAAAATTTGATTAACAATATTGAAAAGCTTAATCTTTTAAAAAATAAAACAAAAGGACAGTTATGATTGTAGGACTAAATGAATCTGTACAGTTTTTAATAAAAATACTTACAAAATTTAAAGAGTATTTAGATCTTAAAGAAATAGAATTAGAAATCCTAAATACCTACAACCACCCTTATTTAGAAAAGTTTGCTACAAATACCAGCAATTTAATTGTATTAAAAAGCGAATCTTTTGAAGGGCTTACTCCTAGAAATCTAAGGGGTAGAAATTTCTGTAAAACATCTAATGAGTTTAGATTAAGGTTTTCGC containing:
- a CDS encoding DUF3890 domain-containing protein; this encodes MNESKIDTDQVLSTKLKTLDSENLSPALQTVYEQILELLMLDFKDLSIKEFSLYLNLLENILILKRIRIKSLNDSTMFVLIYYFIGCELKKRNRLKGFNLNSIKSEKFKEISLEYFPTTLSGKSCGGDFCEYLDSLIEELRVKDSLIGVVK
- a CDS encoding DUF1357 family protein; protein product: MEEMASSIDYKTKSDQEDSKKLSLNNEVLNNALLEEFLEYKNLKSANNNSISFSHNDLRESVEINKLANDNLSFEYNTENLLAKGYSFKEVVKGQAEELIRKYVKATQILAIAGTNNLDEIDLSSRAILIRVAKTNIDQNKNAENSYKIINFQRTNLNQKNNLRNKNAFFSTHHDLRKAMFNEWEELKREFYCNKKVLA
- a CDS encoding DUF228 domain-containing protein, which gives rise to MSDSVDFKKEIEKLKASKVELESQLESLKKNQAQKIVLDKLQSVNANSCPVFESNSKFQDEGFYFAQKGGLKRSSADKFENYQAQDFCYKCGVKLIVNGSHLQIARGGGSDLYGVCVDFDDFSRTGTVVPITCSFECVLIAKDKTIKAGDKLIINSEGFLEKAFENASIIHALALGSAEEFKDKRDVYGVRVLFLVKQIKDAI
- a CDS encoding DUF1506 family protein, with protein sequence MKSLEMKSLEMINLGLSNIIKTYSQDLFFCKFRTIKDPMNASYETRFQSSDTVAFKGMFLLISPEEVVEIEGVNIFDKNSYAKVYTLENFEFECGDLIKAHDDFYSILGVQKSYKEGLNYNTLVLRSSC
- a CDS encoding phage portal protein gives rise to the protein MIDEFKMEIKNNKSKINPVDVYRYSIFFRNYIDSTAEDALKNGINLSLLETSCLKEGRDFLSSLKVELKEALLEAMISYRFNGAGYILVKPKGEDEDLSKKVNNELPTGFKYLDFQKIVNKRESEYIEYFSSSKDLDGVNEKARVVKIDKSRVIIYENYDYVLGSHEPSYTQSLLLNICLLEQIYLEIEKRIRNYNFLFYKDEHLVGLVESLELAKEEISVLANNNKGIFSTFFKGQDSNKSCSALSSASEQLTRELSKIKSTLNNDGIFYTASENARLEVIKYDLEFLKDAFELVKAKIGADTKEPLTRSFNEQVKGLGSSGKGDKSNYYDYLKGVQESVANACNLKLNKYYRLNMKFNELEVLSYEQRLERDNLLLDVYCKYLELIKNENLSHKARENLKEQLSLVI